One genomic region from Quercus robur chromosome 4, dhQueRobu3.1, whole genome shotgun sequence encodes:
- the LOC126724138 gene encoding G-type lectin S-receptor-like serine/threonine-protein kinase LECRK1 codes for MLTQSWLANWYASDNICLDIGGDFGSCTCGYNSILTLEAYGKPVCQCAPGFSLLDVNKRNIGCKQDDLSYISESYKIGSLISEDQFEFLEMEYVVWPLADCELLQRTTESACKISCVHNCYCAVAIFQQPEYYNGTGRCWKKKLPLSHRRPNSSAVERKVLFKKLKLNSSSQSPGLGKQNQAILILAILLGTYVFFNFFSVTAISLVVFFLWQGKLSNFSKIVPIKDLDMNLRSFTYEDLEEATGGFKEELGKGSFGTVYKGVLASSHNKYVAVRKLDKMVREDEREFETVVTVIGQTHHKNLVRLLGYCDVGED; via the coding sequence ATGCTCACCCAAAGCTGGCTTGCCAACTGGTATGCTTCTGATAACATCTGCTTGGATATTGGTGGCGATTTTGGAAGTTGCACTTGTGGTTATAACAGCATACTTACTCTGGAAGCTTATGGTAAGCCAGTGTGCCAATGTGCCCCAGGCTTTTCTCTCTTGGATGTAAATAAGAGGAATATTGGCTGCAAACAAGATGATTTAAGCTACATAAGTGAATCTTACAAGATAGGATCCTTAATTTCAGAGGATCAATTTGAATTCTTGGAGATGGAGTATGTTGTTTGGCCTTTAGCTGACTGTGAACTGCTACAGCGTACAACAGAATCTGCATGCAAGATTTCCTGCGTGCACAATTGTTATTGTGCAGTTGCCATTTTCCAGCAACCTGAGTATTACAATGGTACAGGAAGATGTTGGAAGAAGAAATTACCACTTTCTCACAGGAGGCCCAACAGCAGTGCAGTTGAAAGAAAAGTACTGttcaagaaattgaaattgaatagCTCTTCACAAAGTCCAGGCCTAGGAAAGCAGAATCAAGCAATATTGATCCTCGCAATCCTTTTAGGTacttatgtattttttaacttcttttctGTAACTGCAATTTCTCTAGTTGTATTCTTCTTGTGGCAAGGAAAACTATCAAATTTCTCCAAAATTGTTCCTATAAAAGATCTTGATATGAATCTACGTTCATTTACATATGAAGatcttgaagaagctactgGTGGGTTCAAAGAAGAATTGGGTAAGGGTTCTTTTGGCACTGTTTATAAAGGGGTATTAGCATCTAGTCATAACAAATATGTTGCTGTCAGGAAGCTAGACAAGATGGTGAGGGAAGATGAGAGGGAATTTGAAACCGTCGTGACTGTGATTGGCCAAACTCACCATAAGAATCTAGTTCGGTTACTTGGCTACTGTGATGTGGGTGAAGACTGA